In Streptomyces nojiriensis, one genomic interval encodes:
- a CDS encoding MFS transporter — protein sequence MLELLKDRTYIRYWLAVVASFLGDAITKITLIYVVATETDDPVLYVSLVVIAQLLPFGVLGAFVGPLADRLPARLLMVGSDLVRVVLVLAMIVVRDSPLLLLVLILLSGIAKAFFETARITAIPLIVRGHSIPTAVALFQSTNHTLNLVGPALGGLLIAFGSVTAVFVLDAVTFVLSAVLLASMAVLREVPVRGADSGREGYWQSLRTGISGVLAVPSLRFLAIVMVPVMLVLGLFTTNLNSQLLSVFELPAFEYGLAQAGFGAGCVIGALTGPPLVRRFSDRGLLIGSIVLFGASLLLLAPTGTAWEATDQGALGLTVVLLWCVLAGLGSGLFQVPVANTLLSDLPEELRGRGVGLLNALMVNFTVLGVVVGGLLAGIVGIADSIVVAGAVLVVAALVLLVPRLRGGRGDQAGTPEPEAVA from the coding sequence ATGCTTGAGCTGCTGAAGGACCGGACGTACATCCGGTACTGGCTGGCCGTCGTCGCCTCCTTCCTCGGTGACGCCATCACCAAGATCACTCTGATCTACGTGGTGGCCACCGAGACCGACGACCCGGTCCTGTACGTGTCCCTGGTCGTCATCGCGCAGCTGCTGCCCTTCGGCGTGCTCGGCGCGTTCGTGGGACCGCTGGCCGACCGGCTGCCGGCCCGGCTGCTGATGGTCGGCTCGGACCTGGTCCGCGTCGTCCTGGTGCTCGCGATGATCGTCGTACGGGACTCCCCGCTGCTGCTGCTCGTGCTCATCCTGCTCAGCGGCATCGCCAAGGCCTTCTTCGAGACGGCCCGCATCACCGCGATCCCGCTGATCGTGCGCGGGCACAGCATCCCCACGGCGGTCGCCCTCTTCCAGTCCACCAACCACACCCTCAACCTGGTGGGCCCGGCGCTCGGCGGGCTGCTCATCGCCTTCGGCAGCGTCACCGCGGTCTTCGTGCTCGACGCCGTGACGTTCGTGCTCTCGGCGGTGCTGCTCGCCAGCATGGCGGTGCTGCGGGAGGTGCCCGTGCGGGGCGCCGACAGCGGCCGCGAGGGGTACTGGCAGTCCCTGCGCACCGGCATCTCCGGCGTGCTCGCCGTACCCTCGCTGCGCTTCCTGGCGATCGTCATGGTCCCGGTGATGCTGGTCCTCGGCCTGTTCACCACCAACCTCAACTCCCAGCTCCTGAGCGTCTTCGAGCTGCCGGCCTTCGAGTACGGGCTGGCCCAGGCCGGCTTCGGAGCGGGCTGTGTCATCGGCGCGCTCACCGGTCCGCCGCTGGTGCGCCGGTTCTCCGACCGGGGGCTGCTCATCGGGTCGATCGTGCTCTTCGGCGCCTCCCTGCTGCTGCTCGCCCCCACGGGCACGGCATGGGAGGCCACCGACCAGGGCGCACTCGGCCTGACCGTCGTCCTGCTCTGGTGCGTCCTGGCCGGTCTCGGCTCGGGGCTCTTCCAGGTGCCGGTCGCCAACACGCTGCTGAGCGACCTGCCCGAGGAGCTGCGCGGCCGCGGTGTCGGCCTGCTCAACGCCCTGATGGTCAATTTCACCGTCCTCGGCGTGGTCGTCGGCGGCCTGCTCGCCGGGATCGTCGGCATCGCCGACTCCATCGTGGTGGCCGGCGCCGTCCTGGTCGTCGCGGCCCTCGTCCTGCTCGTCCCCCGGCTGCGCGGCGGCCGCGGTGACCAGGCGGGCACCCCGGAACCGGAGGCCGTCGCATGA
- a CDS encoding non-ribosomal peptide synthetase, which yields MTDALEYWRTELAGLEPLEPATDRPRPSARTGALGHLTRTVPAGTAQALDKAAAEYGAPLSTVLLAAYQVLLGRWTRQRDLAVGVPDPDGGLAVVRADLAAGPAFAELVARTDAALTRGRAAALPVDRLAAALGPGADGHHPVVQALFTDGPAYRAEGVCPPDLTLALDPVPGREGLGLRVGFAAELFDAASAERFTDGYLTLLTAIAETPGIALEGLDPLGAAERELLLTGWGRGRAAFPEADADVAALVAEQARRVPDAVAVVFGAEEVGYRELDARADRLAHHLRGLGAGPDVPVAVCLERGPALIVALLAVLRSGAAYVPLDPQHPVDRLEFVLRDTAAPVVVTQESLRGRLSGGDGAQPRTLVAVDTDAAAIASSPVVEAAAAAGPGHLAYVLYTSGSTGTPKGVAVTRGGFHNLLCGMRETFPAPANERVLFTTSATFDIAGVEMFLPLITGGRIIGAYQDQVHNPPALVELIDRHAVTLVQATPSALRPLLDALGDRPRALEIFAAGEALPAELAARMLRAGTRVLNGYGPTETTVYASVAELTGAAGAVPIGRPTAGTELYVVDDADRPVPVGVPGELLIGGAGVARGYLGREDLTAERFTRNPFAAGRVYRTGDLVRWLPGGELEFLGRLDHQVKVRGFRIELGEIEAALLAHEDVDSCAVTVREDVPGEKTLVAYVVPVPGRPVPGIGALRDWCGRTLPGYMVPGTYVFLDRMPLTTSGKTDRKALPAPDGERTGLEAEFIAPRTPAERAVARVWAETLYADEVGAGDDFFDLGGDSLTATRVALRLQEEFGLEIPVRTLFTHSTVESLAGALTVARRTGAFPAGG from the coding sequence ATGACCGACGCGCTGGAGTACTGGCGAACCGAACTGGCGGGCCTGGAACCGCTGGAGCCGGCCACCGACCGGCCGCGCCCCTCGGCGCGCACCGGCGCCCTGGGCCACCTCACCCGCACCGTCCCGGCCGGCACGGCGCAGGCGCTGGACAAGGCGGCCGCCGAGTACGGCGCCCCGCTGTCCACCGTGCTGCTCGCCGCCTACCAGGTGCTGCTCGGCCGGTGGACCCGGCAGCGCGACCTCGCCGTGGGCGTCCCGGACCCCGACGGCGGCCTGGCCGTCGTACGCGCCGACCTGGCCGCGGGCCCGGCCTTCGCCGAGCTCGTGGCGCGGACCGACGCCGCGCTGACCCGCGGCCGGGCCGCCGCGCTGCCGGTGGACCGCCTCGCCGCCGCGCTGGGACCCGGAGCCGACGGTCACCACCCGGTGGTCCAGGCCCTGTTCACGGACGGGCCCGCCTACCGGGCCGAGGGAGTCTGCCCGCCCGACCTGACCCTGGCGCTCGACCCGGTCCCCGGCCGCGAGGGCCTCGGCCTGCGCGTCGGTTTCGCCGCCGAGCTGTTCGACGCGGCGAGCGCGGAGCGGTTCACCGACGGCTACCTCACCCTCCTCACCGCGATCGCCGAAACCCCCGGCATCGCGCTGGAGGGGCTCGACCCGCTCGGCGCCGCCGAGCGCGAGCTGCTGCTCACCGGCTGGGGCCGCGGCCGCGCCGCGTTCCCCGAAGCGGACGCCGACGTGGCCGCGCTGGTCGCCGAGCAGGCCCGGCGCGTCCCCGACGCCGTCGCGGTCGTCTTCGGCGCCGAGGAGGTCGGCTACCGGGAGCTCGACGCCCGCGCCGACCGCCTCGCCCACCACCTGCGCGGCCTCGGCGCCGGCCCCGACGTGCCCGTCGCGGTCTGCCTGGAGCGCGGCCCCGCACTGATCGTGGCGCTGCTCGCGGTGCTCCGGTCGGGCGCGGCCTACGTGCCGCTCGACCCCCAGCACCCGGTCGACCGCCTGGAGTTCGTCCTGCGGGACACGGCCGCTCCGGTGGTCGTCACCCAGGAGTCGCTGCGCGGGCGGCTGTCCGGCGGCGACGGCGCGCAGCCCCGTACCCTCGTCGCGGTCGACACCGACGCCGCGGCGATCGCCTCCTCCCCCGTCGTGGAAGCGGCGGCGGCCGCCGGGCCCGGGCACCTCGCCTACGTCCTCTACACCTCCGGCTCCACCGGCACCCCCAAGGGCGTCGCCGTCACCCGGGGCGGCTTCCACAACCTGCTGTGCGGCATGCGGGAGACCTTCCCGGCGCCGGCGAACGAGCGGGTCCTGTTCACCACCTCGGCCACCTTCGACATCGCGGGCGTCGAGATGTTCCTGCCGCTGATCACCGGCGGCCGGATCATCGGCGCGTACCAGGACCAGGTCCACAACCCGCCCGCCCTCGTCGAGCTGATCGACCGGCACGCCGTCACCCTCGTCCAGGCCACGCCGTCCGCACTGCGCCCGCTCCTGGACGCCCTCGGTGACCGGCCGCGCGCCCTGGAGATCTTCGCCGCGGGCGAGGCCCTGCCCGCCGAACTCGCGGCGCGGATGCTGCGGGCCGGCACCCGGGTCCTCAACGGCTACGGCCCGACGGAGACCACCGTCTACGCGTCCGTCGCCGAGCTCACCGGCGCCGCCGGCGCCGTCCCCATCGGCCGCCCCACCGCCGGCACCGAGCTGTACGTCGTCGACGACGCGGACCGCCCGGTCCCCGTCGGCGTACCCGGCGAACTGCTCATCGGCGGCGCCGGAGTGGCCCGCGGCTACCTCGGCCGCGAGGACCTGACCGCCGAGCGCTTCACCCGCAACCCGTTCGCCGCGGGCCGGGTCTACCGCACCGGCGACCTGGTGCGCTGGCTGCCCGGCGGCGAACTGGAGTTCCTCGGCCGCCTCGACCACCAGGTCAAGGTCCGCGGGTTCCGCATCGAACTCGGCGAGATCGAGGCCGCGCTGCTCGCCCACGAGGACGTCGACTCCTGCGCCGTCACGGTCCGCGAGGACGTGCCCGGCGAGAAGACGCTCGTGGCGTACGTCGTCCCGGTGCCCGGCCGCCCGGTGCCCGGCATCGGCGCGCTGCGCGACTGGTGCGGCCGTACCCTGCCCGGCTACATGGTGCCCGGTACGTACGTCTTCCTGGACCGGATGCCGCTGACCACCAGCGGCAAGACCGACCGCAAGGCGCTGCCCGCACCGGACGGCGAACGCACCGGCCTGGAGGCCGAGTTCATCGCCCCGCGCACCCCGGCCGAGCGGGCCGTGGCCCGGGTGTGGGCCGAGACCCTGTACGCCGACGAGGTCGGCGCCGGGGACGACTTCTTCGACCTGGGCGGCGATTCGCTGACCGCGACCCGGGTGGCGCTGCGGCTCCAGGAGGAATTCGGCCTGGAGATCCCGGTGCGCACCCTGTTCACCCACTCGACCGTCGAGTCGCTCGCGGGGGCCCTGACCGTCGCCCGCCGCACCGGCGCGTTCCCGGCCGGAGGCTGA
- a CDS encoding HAD family hydrolase — MSEFPVRAAEFVVFDLDGVLVDTQDAENGGIAHVGEMMGLRLDKDQRDELFSGKKMQECFDLMADLSGNAPPQDAMAIARARCEELIGDRIEPIDGVAYALEQLAAAVGDRMCVASNSPLAIMRSRLEKARILHHFGGRLFSAYDADAWKPDPKLFLWAAESCGVTPDECVVVEDSPVGVDAAVAAGMRVLQYTADPATPPHREGALTFPSMRLLPQLVRDAHLMAPAAAPFAAAAPFGGTS, encoded by the coding sequence ATGAGTGAGTTCCCCGTACGAGCCGCCGAGTTCGTGGTCTTCGACCTGGACGGCGTCCTCGTCGACACGCAGGACGCCGAGAACGGCGGCATCGCCCACGTCGGCGAGATGATGGGCCTGCGGCTGGACAAGGACCAGCGGGACGAGCTGTTCTCCGGCAAGAAGATGCAGGAGTGCTTCGACCTGATGGCGGACCTGTCGGGCAACGCCCCGCCGCAGGACGCCATGGCGATCGCCCGCGCCCGGTGCGAGGAGCTGATCGGCGACCGCATCGAGCCCATCGACGGCGTCGCGTACGCCCTCGAACAGCTCGCCGCCGCCGTCGGCGACCGCATGTGCGTGGCCTCCAACAGCCCGCTCGCGATCATGCGCAGCCGTCTGGAGAAGGCCCGGATCCTGCACCACTTCGGCGGCCGGCTCTTCTCGGCCTACGACGCCGACGCCTGGAAGCCCGACCCGAAGCTGTTCCTCTGGGCCGCCGAGAGCTGCGGTGTCACGCCCGACGAGTGCGTCGTGGTCGAGGACAGCCCGGTCGGCGTGGACGCCGCCGTGGCCGCCGGGATGCGGGTCCTGCAGTACACCGCCGACCCGGCCACCCCGCCCCACCGGGAGGGCGCCCTGACCTTCCCGTCCATGCGCCTGCTGCCCCAGCTCGTCCGTGACGCCCACCTGATGGCGCCCGCCGCCGCCCCCTTCGCCGCTGCCGCACCCTTCGGAGGTACCTCGTGA
- a CDS encoding ATP-grasp domain-containing protein, translated as MTATPANPVLLVVYDAGSLAPTRLAEAARQAGCDLVFVTADTAHAQEMIPTLEMVGTVVNTAGRTEAQTEAALRALAPAGIITFSEFQIAPTVRLAEALGLRYHRPADVDAITHKDLQRRRFAEAGVDSVRFRTLTDPAQADEAIAYVGLPAIIKPVIGASSRNTQAVATPEECRAALAAIFTGSDGGPAETAVMLEELLVGRPTPAPWGDYIAVDCVADGDDVRPVFVTSKFALAEPFRERGGYGGFSVVPEAEEREVRDLACRAVRALNIHGVADVEIKLTADGPRVIEVNGRLGAWVDDLAVRSGTSDPAYVAVAAALGLPYETPEVKQGGPIAFHYLTVPPVGARRVRAIRGVSALRRLARVDRVVVLAEPGADVDWRIGARGNTAAVIGSAATHEELAATVAAIESVDWIDYE; from the coding sequence ATGACCGCGACCCCCGCCAACCCCGTGCTGCTCGTCGTCTACGACGCCGGCAGCCTCGCCCCCACCCGGCTCGCCGAGGCGGCCCGGCAGGCCGGCTGCGACCTGGTGTTCGTGACCGCGGACACCGCGCACGCCCAGGAGATGATCCCGACCCTGGAGATGGTCGGCACCGTGGTGAACACCGCGGGCCGCACCGAGGCACAGACCGAGGCGGCGCTGCGCGCGCTCGCCCCGGCGGGCATCATCACCTTCAGCGAGTTCCAGATCGCACCCACCGTGCGGCTGGCCGAGGCGCTCGGCCTGCGCTACCACCGGCCGGCCGACGTCGACGCCATCACCCACAAGGACCTGCAGCGCCGCCGGTTCGCCGAGGCGGGCGTCGACAGCGTGCGCTTCCGCACCCTGACCGACCCCGCCCAGGCCGACGAGGCGATCGCCTACGTCGGACTGCCGGCCATCATCAAGCCGGTGATCGGCGCGTCCAGCCGCAACACGCAGGCCGTCGCCACCCCCGAGGAGTGCCGGGCCGCCCTCGCGGCGATCTTCACCGGTTCCGACGGCGGGCCCGCCGAGACGGCCGTGATGCTGGAGGAGCTCCTGGTCGGGCGGCCCACCCCGGCGCCCTGGGGCGACTACATCGCGGTGGACTGCGTGGCCGACGGCGACGACGTCCGGCCGGTGTTCGTCACCAGCAAGTTCGCCCTGGCCGAGCCGTTCCGCGAGCGCGGCGGCTACGGCGGCTTCTCCGTCGTACCGGAGGCCGAGGAGCGCGAGGTCCGCGACCTCGCCTGCCGCGCGGTGCGCGCCCTGAACATCCACGGCGTCGCCGACGTCGAGATCAAGCTGACCGCCGACGGCCCCCGGGTCATCGAGGTCAACGGCCGGCTCGGCGCCTGGGTCGACGACCTCGCGGTCCGCTCCGGCACCTCCGACCCCGCGTACGTCGCGGTCGCCGCCGCGCTCGGCCTCCCGTACGAGACCCCCGAGGTCAAGCAGGGCGGGCCGATCGCCTTCCACTACCTGACCGTGCCGCCCGTCGGCGCCCGCCGGGTGCGCGCCATCCGGGGCGTCTCCGCACTGCGCCGCCTCGCCCGCGTCGACCGGGTCGTCGTCCTCGCCGAGCCCGGCGCCGACGTGGACTGGCGGATCGGCGCGCGCGGCAACACGGCGGCCGTCATCGGCTCCGCCGCCACCCATGAGGAACTGGCCGCGACCGTCGCCGCCATCGAGAGCGTGGACTGGATCGACTATGAGTGA
- a CDS encoding condensation domain-containing protein has product MSTPDLPALPLTPAQRRLWALGQLRPGDPFFSIPFAVTIEGPLDGDALQRALDALVRRHDALRVRIVRDAGGEPVQEIGAPAPVALAPVDVTREEAAARADAFARTPFDLDGGPLLRAELLRLSPTHHQLLVGVHHIVFDGASLELFTAELTALYGAFADGLADPLPRPAVGYGEFLAARTALDEEARPERLAYWTQRLAGAPALLELPLAGPRRARAGHTGARVTTVVPEPVVEPLRRLARTKRASLFMVLKAAVDVVLSQYGGTDVLTGMAVSGRDTTESAGVIGYLTRPVVLRGELADDPEFTDLIGRVRGDLLDALDHPDLLVDEVMDRLGLARDPSYHPLYQVMYTHAPAAPVHEAAGSRFGAAELRLPTMKTDLAIDTVETEDGLLALADYRADLFDEATARLLLDRLRTVLERIGADPKARVSALLRTEAPEPVAAYEDEGTLHGLVAEQIARTPDAVAVAAGARTWTYRELDRAADRVAARLRALGVGPETPVGVCVPKSFALAAAQLGVVRAGGTCVPLDPELPAFLLRLAVDDAGLRTVLADPYSGALFDHTQVDVLDPEDAADADGAAPEAAGTTARGAAWVLRTAGVTGEPRAVVAEHRNLVSRLRWAHRELSGAAFDAVALLAAPDSPAAFLELFGPLTRGGRAVVPTGGDAATVLAAPAELAGLLTSGARIPVLTTGEPLFPGTLAAAVAAGATDVHQLYSCAETAGPALAGPAPSPEGEGYGPLPLGPAGAGTAYVLDARGAIAATGAVGELHIGGPAVTRGYPDRASGTAERFLPDPFGGEPGARLFATGDLARRLPDGRIVLAGRAADHALVRGVRVAALDVEAALLAHPDVARAQVLTDPADGSLAAAVAARPGADLTAGALRTHLRDLLPGHLLPARLHLAARLPLLPGGRPDREAIAKLLAEAAAAEAAEPADRADAQPANDTERTVAAAWEQVLGRTVGASENFFDVGGNSLLLIRLRDRLRGALDREVDVVDLFRHSTVRAMAAFLGGAPATDAPSAAGERGQSRAQARAEAMRARGRTRQTSTPIPRKR; this is encoded by the coding sequence ATGAGCACGCCCGACCTGCCCGCGCTTCCCCTGACCCCCGCCCAGCGGCGGCTGTGGGCCCTCGGCCAGCTCCGGCCCGGCGACCCGTTCTTCAGCATCCCCTTCGCCGTCACCATCGAGGGCCCGCTCGACGGCGACGCCCTGCAGCGCGCCCTGGACGCCCTCGTCCGGCGGCACGACGCACTGCGGGTGCGCATCGTGCGGGACGCCGGCGGCGAGCCCGTACAGGAGATCGGGGCGCCCGCCCCGGTCGCCCTCGCCCCGGTCGACGTGACGCGCGAGGAGGCGGCCGCCCGTGCGGACGCCTTCGCCCGCACCCCCTTCGACCTCGACGGCGGACCGCTGCTGCGGGCCGAGCTGCTGCGCCTGTCCCCGACGCACCACCAGCTCCTCGTCGGCGTCCACCACATCGTGTTCGACGGGGCCTCGCTGGAGCTGTTCACCGCCGAACTCACCGCCCTGTACGGGGCGTTCGCGGACGGCCTCGCCGACCCGCTGCCGCGTCCCGCGGTCGGGTACGGGGAGTTCCTCGCCGCGCGCACCGCGCTGGACGAGGAGGCCAGGCCCGAGCGGCTCGCCTACTGGACGCAGCGCCTGGCCGGCGCCCCCGCACTCCTCGAACTGCCGCTCGCCGGGCCCCGCCGGGCGCGTGCCGGGCACACCGGGGCCCGGGTCACCACCGTCGTCCCCGAGCCGGTCGTGGAGCCGCTGCGCCGGCTGGCCCGCACCAAGCGCGCCAGCCTGTTCATGGTCCTCAAGGCCGCGGTGGACGTGGTGCTGAGCCAGTACGGCGGCACCGACGTGCTGACGGGCATGGCCGTCTCCGGCCGCGACACCACCGAGAGCGCCGGCGTCATCGGCTACCTCACCCGGCCCGTCGTCCTGCGCGGCGAGCTGGCCGACGACCCGGAGTTCACCGATCTGATCGGCCGGGTGCGCGGGGACCTCCTCGACGCCCTCGACCACCCCGACCTGCTCGTCGACGAGGTCATGGACCGGCTCGGGCTCGCCCGCGACCCGAGCTACCACCCGCTCTACCAGGTCATGTACACGCACGCGCCGGCCGCGCCCGTCCACGAGGCGGCCGGCTCCCGGTTCGGCGCGGCCGAGCTGCGCCTGCCGACCATGAAGACCGACCTGGCGATCGACACCGTGGAGACCGAGGACGGCCTGCTGGCCCTCGCGGACTACCGCGCCGACCTCTTCGACGAGGCCACCGCCCGGCTGCTGCTCGACCGGCTGCGCACCGTACTGGAGCGGATCGGCGCGGACCCGAAGGCCCGCGTCTCCGCGCTGCTGCGCACCGAGGCCCCGGAGCCGGTGGCGGCGTACGAGGACGAGGGCACCCTGCACGGGCTGGTCGCCGAGCAGATCGCCCGCACCCCCGACGCGGTCGCCGTGGCCGCGGGGGCGCGCACCTGGACGTACCGCGAACTCGACCGCGCGGCGGACCGGGTGGCGGCGCGCCTGCGGGCGCTCGGGGTCGGCCCCGAGACCCCCGTCGGGGTGTGCGTCCCGAAGTCCTTCGCGCTGGCCGCGGCCCAGCTCGGCGTGGTCAGGGCCGGCGGCACGTGCGTACCGCTCGACCCGGAACTGCCCGCCTTCCTGCTGCGGCTCGCCGTGGACGACGCGGGGCTGCGGACGGTCCTCGCCGACCCGTACTCCGGCGCGCTGTTCGACCACACCCAGGTCGACGTGCTCGACCCGGAGGACGCCGCCGACGCGGACGGGGCGGCGCCGGAGGCCGCAGGAACCACCGCGCGGGGCGCCGCCTGGGTGCTGCGCACGGCCGGTGTCACCGGCGAGCCGCGCGCGGTCGTCGCCGAGCACCGCAACCTGGTGTCCCGGCTGCGCTGGGCCCACCGCGAGCTGTCCGGGGCCGCCTTCGACGCGGTCGCCCTGCTCGCGGCCCCGGACTCGCCGGCCGCGTTCCTGGAGCTGTTCGGCCCGCTGACCCGGGGCGGCCGCGCGGTCGTCCCCACCGGCGGCGACGCGGCCACCGTGCTCGCGGCCCCCGCCGAGCTCGCGGGGCTGCTCACGAGCGGCGCCCGGATCCCCGTACTCACCACGGGCGAGCCGCTGTTCCCCGGCACGCTCGCGGCCGCGGTGGCCGCCGGCGCCACGGACGTGCACCAGCTGTACTCGTGCGCCGAGACGGCCGGCCCCGCGCTCGCGGGCCCGGCGCCGTCCCCGGAGGGGGAGGGCTACGGCCCCCTGCCGCTGGGGCCGGCGGGCGCCGGCACGGCGTACGTCCTGGACGCGCGCGGCGCGATCGCGGCCACCGGCGCGGTCGGCGAGCTGCACATCGGCGGCCCGGCCGTCACCCGCGGCTACCCGGACCGGGCGAGCGGCACCGCCGAACGCTTCCTGCCCGACCCGTTCGGCGGGGAGCCCGGCGCCCGCCTGTTCGCCACCGGCGACCTGGCCCGCCGGCTCCCCGACGGGCGGATCGTCCTCGCCGGCCGGGCCGCCGACCACGCCCTGGTGCGGGGCGTCCGCGTGGCCGCCCTCGACGTCGAGGCGGCGCTGCTCGCGCACCCCGACGTCGCCCGGGCGCAGGTCCTGACCGACCCGGCGGACGGCTCCCTCGCGGCGGCCGTGGCGGCCCGGCCGGGCGCGGACCTGACCGCCGGCGCACTCCGCACCCACCTGCGGGACCTGCTGCCCGGCCACCTGCTGCCCGCCCGGCTGCACCTGGCCGCCCGGCTGCCGCTGCTGCCCGGCGGGCGCCCCGACCGGGAGGCGATCGCCAAGCTGCTCGCCGAGGCGGCCGCAGCCGAGGCCGCGGAGCCGGCCGACCGGGCCGACGCGCAGCCGGCGAACGACACCGAGCGGACCGTCGCCGCGGCCTGGGAGCAGGTGCTGGGCCGGACGGTCGGAGCGTCGGAGAACTTCTTCGACGTCGGCGGCAACTCGCTGCTCCTGATCCGGCTGCGCGACCGGCTGCGCGGCGCACTGGACCGCGAGGTCGACGTCGTGGACCTGTTCCGGCACTCCACCGTCCGGGCCATGGCCGCCTTCCTGGGCGGCGCCCCCGCCACGGACGCCCCGTCGGCCGCCGGGGAGCGCGGGCAGAGCCGGGCCCAGGCCCGCGCCGAGGCCATGCGCGCCCGCGGCCGCACCCGCCAGACCAGCACACCGATACCGAGGAAGCGATGA
- a CDS encoding AMP-binding protein, translating to MNDRQQRTLYQWFEESALRHPGLPALEIGDEVLTYGEVRALALTLADRIAAKHGSLPARVALAATRSVAAYAGYLAIQRLGAAVVPLNPDYPAQRNLDIAQRAGVEAALVDTRSAGLFTRLPERHRPTVLGLDEDERVSAAVTDALERSLPPVPDDPDREAYLLFTSGSTGQPKGVPIRHRNTSLFLAHNIERYEIAPGARLTQTFGLTFDASVIDLFATWGGGATLVVPLAADLYRPVDFIVERELTHWFSVPSVIREAQRLGNLPLGRAVNLRHSMFGAEPVTAQHAELWRAVAPNAVIHNVYGPTELTVCCINHGLSGPSTDWPESSNGTVPIGVPFPGNEMVLLDADGLAADEGELCVRGAQRFGGYLDPRENAGRFVSYEPDAGPAEGYDGSTALTDRHWYRTGDRVRRENGLYVHWGRLDQQVKVRGFRIELGEVEAAVHRHPHVIDAAVLALPGPDGETELVGAYAGREVDPERFDAWLRELLPLHMVPATLVHLPGGLPLNDNGKTDRKALARILDTTEGS from the coding sequence ATGAACGACCGGCAACAGCGCACGCTCTACCAGTGGTTCGAGGAATCGGCCCTGCGTCACCCCGGCCTGCCCGCCCTGGAGATCGGCGACGAGGTACTGACCTACGGCGAGGTGCGCGCCCTCGCGCTCACCCTCGCCGACCGCATCGCCGCCAAGCACGGCTCGCTGCCCGCCCGGGTGGCGCTCGCCGCCACCCGCTCGGTCGCCGCGTACGCCGGCTACCTGGCGATCCAGCGGCTCGGCGCGGCCGTCGTCCCGCTCAACCCCGACTACCCCGCGCAGCGCAACCTCGACATCGCCCAGCGGGCCGGCGTCGAGGCGGCTCTGGTGGACACCCGGTCCGCCGGCCTGTTCACCCGGCTGCCCGAGCGCCACCGGCCGACCGTCCTCGGACTCGACGAGGACGAGCGGGTGTCCGCGGCCGTGACCGACGCGCTGGAGCGGTCGCTGCCGCCGGTCCCCGACGACCCGGACCGCGAGGCGTACCTGCTGTTCACGTCCGGTTCCACCGGCCAGCCCAAGGGCGTGCCGATCCGGCACCGGAACACCTCGCTGTTCCTCGCGCACAACATCGAGCGGTACGAGATCGCGCCGGGCGCCCGGCTCACGCAGACCTTCGGCCTGACCTTCGACGCGAGCGTCATCGACCTGTTCGCCACCTGGGGCGGCGGGGCCACCCTGGTGGTGCCGCTCGCCGCCGACCTGTACCGGCCGGTCGACTTCATCGTCGAGCGCGAGCTCACCCACTGGTTCTCGGTGCCCTCGGTGATCCGGGAGGCGCAGCGGCTCGGCAACCTGCCCCTGGGCCGCGCCGTGAACCTGCGGCACAGCATGTTCGGCGCCGAGCCGGTCACCGCGCAGCACGCCGAGCTCTGGCGCGCGGTCGCCCCGAACGCCGTGATCCACAACGTGTACGGGCCCACCGAGCTGACGGTGTGCTGCATCAACCACGGCCTGTCCGGTCCGAGTACGGACTGGCCGGAGTCCTCCAACGGCACCGTGCCGATCGGCGTCCCCTTCCCGGGCAACGAGATGGTGCTGCTGGACGCGGACGGCCTGGCGGCCGACGAGGGCGAGCTGTGCGTGCGCGGCGCACAGCGCTTCGGCGGCTACCTCGACCCGCGCGAGAACGCCGGGCGGTTCGTGTCGTACGAGCCGGATGCCGGCCCCGCCGAGGGCTACGACGGCAGCACCGCGCTGACCGACCGCCACTGGTACCGCACCGGTGACCGGGTCCGGCGCGAGAACGGGCTCTACGTGCACTGGGGCCGCCTCGACCAGCAGGTCAAGGTACGCGGCTTCCGCATCGAGCTCGGCGAGGTCGAGGCGGCCGTGCACCGCCACCCGCACGTCATCGACGCCGCGGTGCTCGCCCTGCCCGGCCCGGACGGCGAGACCGAGCTGGTCGGCGCCTACGCGGGCCGCGAGGTGGACCCCGAGCGGTTCGACGCCTGGCTGCGCGAGCTGCTGCCGCTGCACATGGTGCCCGCCACGCTCGTCCACCTGCCGGGCGGGCTGCCGCTCAACGACAACGGAAAGACGGACCGCAAGGCACTGGCGCGGATCCTCGACACGACGGAGGGGTCATGA